The following proteins are co-located in the Doryrhamphus excisus isolate RoL2022-K1 chromosome 3, RoL_Dexc_1.0, whole genome shotgun sequence genome:
- the cdc73 gene encoding parafibromin — MADVLSVLRQYNIQKKEIVAKGDEVIFGEFSWPKNVKTNYIIWGTGKEGQPKQYYTLDSILFLLNNVHLPHPSYVRRAATENIPVVRRPDRRGLLSYLNGESSTSTSIDRSAPIEIGLQRPTQVKRAADEVSSEAKKPRIEDEERVRLDKERLAARLEGHKEGIVQTDQIRSLSEAMSVEKIAAIKAKIMAKKRSTIKTDLDDDITVKQRSFVDAEVDVTRDIVSRERVWRTRTTILQSTGKNFSKNIFAILQSVKAREEGRAPEQRPAQNATQVDPSLRNKQPVPAAYNRYDQERFKGKEETEGFKIDTMGTYHGMTLKSVTEGASARKAQTPAIQPVPRPVSQARPPPNQKKGSRTPIIIIPAATTSLITMLNAKDLLQDLKLITSDEKKKQGIQRDNEVLLQRRKDQIQPGGNTLSVTVPYRVIDQPLKLAPQDWDRVVAVFVQGPAWQFKGWPWLLPDGSPVDIFAKIRAFHLKYDEAKTDPNVQKWDVTVLELSRHRRHLDRPVFLRFWETLDRYMVKHKSHLRF; from the exons ATGGCGGATGTGTTGAGTGTTCTACGGCAGTACAATATCCAGAAAAAAGAGATCGTCGCTAAAGGAGATGAAGTTATATTTGGAGAGTTCTCGTGGCCAAAAAATGTCAAGACCAACTATATAATCTGGGG AACTGGTAAAGAGGGCCAGCCCAAACAGTACTATACATTGGACTCTATTTTATTCTTGCTCAACAATGTGCATCTTCCACATCCGTCCTACGTGCGAAGAGCAGCA ACAGAGAATATCCCTGTTGTTCGAAGGCCTGATCGAAGGGGCTTGCTGTCTTACCTCAATGGCGAGAGTT CGACATCGACTAGTATTGACAGAAGTGCACCCATAGAGATAGGTCTGCAAAGACCCACAcaag TGAAAAGAGCAGCTGATGAAGTGTCGTCAGAAGCCAAAAAACCCAGGATTGAG GATGAGGAGCGTGTGCGTCTGGACAAGGAGCGTCTGGCTGCTCGTTTGGAGGGCCACAAAGAGGGCATTGTACAGACCGACCAGATCAG atCTCTGTCTGAGGCCATGTCCGTGGAGAAAATTGCAGCCATCAAAGCCAAGATTATGGCCAAGAAACGGTCCACCATCAAAACGGATTTGGATGATGATATTACTGTCAAACAGAGAAGCTTTGTGGATGCTGAGGTGGATGTGACCAGAGACATTGTCAGCAGAGAAAGGGTGTGGAGGACAAGGACAACTATTCTCCAGAGCACTGGAAAG AACTTCTCCAAGAACATTTTTGCCATTCTTCAGTCGGTCAAAGCCAGAGAGGAAGGGCGTGCTCCAGAGCAAAGACCAGCACAGAATGCTACTCAAGTG GACCCATCGCTAAGGAACAAGCAGCCTGTTCCAGCTGCTTACAACAGATACGATCAGGAGAGATTCAAAGGAAAAGAGG AAACGGAGGGTTTCAAGATCGATACCATGGGTACCTACCACGGCATGACTCTAAAATCAGTGACG GAGGGAGCATCTGCAAGGAAGGCCCAGACCCCTGCAATACAGCCTGTGCCTCGCCCAG TTTCACAAGCCAGACCGCCACCAAATCAGAAAAAAG GCTCTCGCAcgcccatcatcatcatcccagcAGCCACCACCTCACTCATCACGATGCTGAATGCTAAGGATCTCCTACAGGACCTCAA GCTCATCACGTCTGACGAGAAGAAGAAGCAAGGCATCCAGCGTGACAATGAGGTTCTTCTCCAGAGGCGCAAAGACCAGATCCAACCTGGCGGCAACACACTTTCCGTCACTGTCCCATACAGAGTCATCGACCAACCTCTCAAACTAGCGCCACAGGACTG GGACAGAGTGGTGGCTGTGTTTGTGCAAGGTCCTGCATGGCAATTCAAGGGGTGGCCGTGGCTGCTGCCTGATGGCTCTCCTGTCGACATATTTGCCAAAA TTCGAGCCTTTCATTTGAAGTATGACGAGGCCAAAACCGACCCCAACGTGCAGAAGTGGGATGTGACCGTATTGGAGCTGAGCCGCCACAGGCGCCATCTGGACCGGCCCGTCTTTTTGCGGTTTTGGGAAACCCTCGACAG ATACATGGTGAAGCACAAATCTCACCTCAGGTTTTAA
- the LOC131126549 gene encoding beta-1,3-galactosyltransferase 2-like: MQWKRRHCCSHIANFAFLLVLLALLNFLVPHTFHPSLTELFQLKAEELTANNSAVENNTISHEKLNISTVGPTENVPGLFPYIINEPDKCQKSQAAPFLVFIIATRASDVEARCVIRQTWANESLVPAVGVIRLFLLGKGSGDVGTHQDRKLQEESRKHHDIIQQDFLDSYNNLTLKTLMGLHWVARYCPHAGYVMKTDTDMFVNTDYLIHKLLRPELKPRTNYYTGKIIENSSPNRYKNNKWYMSREEYPNPKYPTFCSGTGYVLSADLADKIYRLSLRIPQLHLEDVHVAVCLNQLGVKPTHPPRGSLFNHWYVPFTACKYANLITSHQIPPNKILEYWKTHQNNKKICKIF, from the coding sequence ATGCAATGGAAAAGACGCCACTGCTGTTCGCATATTGCCAACTTTGCCTTTCTCCTTGTCCTGCTGGCTCTGCTGAACTTTCTTGTTCCTCACACTTTTCATCCAAGTCTCACTGAACTGTTTCAGCTGAAAGCTGAAGAACTTACTGCAAACAACTCAGCCGTTGAAAACAACACAATCTCACATGAGAAGCTAAACATCTCCACTGTAGGTCCAACAGAAAACGTCCCTGGTCTTTTCCCTTATATAATCAATGAACCAGACAAATGTCAAAAGAGTCAAGCAGCCCCATTTCTGGTGTTCATAATAGCTACACGGGCCTCGGACGTGGAAGCGAGGTGTGTCATAAGGCAGACCTGGGCAAACGAGAGTTTGGTGCCAGCCGTGGGAGTCATCCGGCTATTTCTGCTGGGGAAAGGATCGGGGGACGTGGGAACTCATCAAGACAGGAAGCTCCAAGAAGAGAGTCGCAAGCATCATGATATAATTCAGCAAGACTTTCTGGATTCATACAACAACCTGACACTAAAAACCTTGATGGGTCTGCACTGGGTGGCACGGTACTGCCCACATGCTGGGTATGTCATGAAGACAGACACCGACATGTTCGTCAACACAGACTACCTTATCCACAAGCTGCTGAGACCAGAGCTGAAGCCCAGGACAAACTACTATACAGGCAAAATAATAGAAAACTCGTCACCGAATCGATATAAAAACAACAAGTGGTACATGTCCCGAGAGGAATATCCAAACCCTAAATATCCCACCTTCTGCTCTGGGACTGGTTATGTACTCTCAGCAGACTTAGCTGATAAAATCTACAGATTATCTTTGCGTATACCCCAATTACACCTGGAGGACGTGCATGTGGCAGTGTGCCTTAACCAGCTCGGGGTgaaacccacccatccacccagaGGGTCCCTATTCAACCACTGGTATGTGCCTTTCACAGCCTGCAAGTATGCCAATCTGATAACGTCACACCAAATTCCACCCAATAAAATACTTGAATACTGGAAGACCcatcaaaataacaagaaaatatgtaaaattttcTAA
- the ro60 gene encoding 60 kDa SS-A/Ro ribonucleoprotein isoform X2 produces METAGCSVSSNHTLNSSGNGCQWEVSDNIKLCRFLCYGSEGDKYTAREETHPSMDRVGSLLTLLQEGQGVEVVEEIKRFSQNGQAVRLDPCIFALALCSQHSEVKTRQAAFKALKEVCQEPAHLFSFIQYKKQLKEDMKCGIWGRALRKAVSDWYNGQDAMSLAAGVTRCKQREGWSHQDLLRLSHTKPAHEAIALISKYVTKGWKETQVAYTDTDNSDEVVKVLSYLEVVEKVKHSCDETEVINLIEEHKLEREQLLTDHLKSKSVWRALLKEMPLQSVLRMLGKMTAKKVLQPDSMETRALCERIQSEAALKKAVVHPFSIQLACENYKRGQGYQGKTKWAADSSILKALDSAFYKSFMNVEPAGKNFVVAVDVSTSLTSVVPGTSISTAVAAAVIAMVFVRTEANTHVLAYSEGALKLCSVSADMTLAQTTDELVKIPGGSTDCTLPITWATKKGKAVDVFIILTNNPVWTFTASPVETLKKHRQKTGCHSKLVMCGMTSVGHTIADTEDRGLLSISGFDLGAFSVIRNVAQDLM; encoded by the exons ATGGAGACAGCCGGATGTTCTGTATCAAGCAACCACACTTTAAACTCCTCAGGTAATGGCTGTCAATGGGAGGTCAGTGACAACATCAAACTGTGTCGCTTCCTCTGCTATGGCTCGGAGGGAGACAAATACACTGCAAGAGAGGAGACCCATCCCAGCATGGACAGAGTGGGATCCCTGCTTACCCTGCTTCAGGAAGGCCAAGGTGTTGAAGTCGTGGAAGAAATAAAAAGATTTTCTCAAAATGGGCAAGCAGTGAGACTTGACCCTTGCATTTTTGCCTTGGCTTTGTGTTCGCAACACTCTGAGGTGAAGACCAGACAGGCGGCTTTCAAGGCGCTGAAGGAAGTTTGCCAGGAACCTGcccatcttttttcttttattcaaTATAAGAAACAATTAAAAGAGGACATGAAGTGTGGAATTTGGGGACGTGCCCTAAGGAAAGCTGTGTCTGACTGGTACAACGGGCAGGATGCTATGAGTCTTGCTGCGGGTGTGACCAGATGTAAACAGAGAGAGGGGTGGTCACACCAGGATTTACTCAGGCTCTCTCACACCAAACCAGCACATGAAG CTATTGCCTTGATCAGCAAATATGTAACAAAGGGATGGAAAGAGACCCAAGTGGCGTACACTGATACGGACAACTCAGACGAGGTTGTCAAAGTGCTTTCATATCTTGAAGTGGTCGAGAAGGTCAAGCACAGTTGTGACGAAACAGAAGTCATCAATTTGATTGAGGAGCACAAATTGGAGAGGGAGCAGCTTCTTACAGATCACCTGAAGTCCAAATCA GTTTGGCGGGCGTTGTTAAAGGAAATGCCTCTCCAATCTGTACTAAGGATGCTGGGAAAGATGACGGCCAAAAAGGTGCTTCAGCCTGACAGCATGGAAACACGAGCACTGTGTGAGAGAATCCAGAGTGAAGCAGCGCTAAAGAAG gCTGTTGTACACCCTTTCAGCATCCAACTGGCTTGTGAAAACTACAAAAGAGGCCAGGGCTATCAGGGTAAAACAAAATGGGCAGCTGATAGCAGTATCCTCAAAGCCCTGGACTCCGCCTTTTATAAGAGTTTTATG AATGTGGAGCCAGCCGGTAAAAACTTTGTTGTGGCCGTTGATGTGAGCACATCATTGACCAGTGTTGTCCCGGGGACGTCAATCAGCACTGCAGTCGCTGCGGCAGTAATTGCAATG GTGTTTGTAAGAACAGAGGCTAACACGCATGTGCTGGCCTACTCTGAAGGAGCTTTGAAGCTGTGCTCTGTATCTGCTGACATGACTCTGGCGCAAACTACTGATGAACTAGTAAAG ATTCCTGGAGGGAGCACTGATTGCACTCTTCCCATCACATGGGCCACAAAGAAGGGCAAAGCTGTGGATGTGTTCATCATTCTCACCAACAACCCAGTGTGGACTTTCACTGCCAGCCCAGTGGAGACTCTGAAGAAGCACAGACAA AAAACGGGATGCCATTCCAAGTTGGTGATGTGTGGGATGACATCAGTCGGACACACCATTGCAGACACAGAGGACCGAGGCCTACTGAGTATTAGCGGCTTTGATCTTGGTGCCTTTAGCGTCATTCGTAACGTAGCACAGGATCTAATGTGA
- the ro60 gene encoding 60 kDa SS-A/Ro ribonucleoprotein isoform X1 yields MNSVSHHLLRCSLQLSPRISEGGLSTDTYIEPSAPKLQLPSCTTMETAGCSVSSNHTLNSSGNGCQWEVSDNIKLCRFLCYGSEGDKYTAREETHPSMDRVGSLLTLLQEGQGVEVVEEIKRFSQNGQAVRLDPCIFALALCSQHSEVKTRQAAFKALKEVCQEPAHLFSFIQYKKQLKEDMKCGIWGRALRKAVSDWYNGQDAMSLAAGVTRCKQREGWSHQDLLRLSHTKPAHEAIALISKYVTKGWKETQVAYTDTDNSDEVVKVLSYLEVVEKVKHSCDETEVINLIEEHKLEREQLLTDHLKSKSVWRALLKEMPLQSVLRMLGKMTAKKVLQPDSMETRALCERIQSEAALKKAVVHPFSIQLACENYKRGQGYQGKTKWAADSSILKALDSAFYKSFMNVEPAGKNFVVAVDVSTSLTSVVPGTSISTAVAAAVIAMVFVRTEANTHVLAYSEGALKLCSVSADMTLAQTTDELVKIPGGSTDCTLPITWATKKGKAVDVFIILTNNPVWTFTASPVETLKKHRQKTGCHSKLVMCGMTSVGHTIADTEDRGLLSISGFDLGAFSVIRNVAQDLM; encoded by the exons ATGAACTCAGTTTCCCATCATCTATTGCGGTGCAGTCTCCAGTTGTCTCCCCGAATATCCGAGGGAGGCCTTTCAACGGATACATACATTGAACCCAGTGCTCCTAAATTGCA GTTGCCCTCCTGCACGACAATGGAGACAGCCGGATGTTCTGTATCAAGCAACCACACTTTAAACTCCTCAGGTAATGGCTGTCAATGGGAGGTCAGTGACAACATCAAACTGTGTCGCTTCCTCTGCTATGGCTCGGAGGGAGACAAATACACTGCAAGAGAGGAGACCCATCCCAGCATGGACAGAGTGGGATCCCTGCTTACCCTGCTTCAGGAAGGCCAAGGTGTTGAAGTCGTGGAAGAAATAAAAAGATTTTCTCAAAATGGGCAAGCAGTGAGACTTGACCCTTGCATTTTTGCCTTGGCTTTGTGTTCGCAACACTCTGAGGTGAAGACCAGACAGGCGGCTTTCAAGGCGCTGAAGGAAGTTTGCCAGGAACCTGcccatcttttttcttttattcaaTATAAGAAACAATTAAAAGAGGACATGAAGTGTGGAATTTGGGGACGTGCCCTAAGGAAAGCTGTGTCTGACTGGTACAACGGGCAGGATGCTATGAGTCTTGCTGCGGGTGTGACCAGATGTAAACAGAGAGAGGGGTGGTCACACCAGGATTTACTCAGGCTCTCTCACACCAAACCAGCACATGAAG CTATTGCCTTGATCAGCAAATATGTAACAAAGGGATGGAAAGAGACCCAAGTGGCGTACACTGATACGGACAACTCAGACGAGGTTGTCAAAGTGCTTTCATATCTTGAAGTGGTCGAGAAGGTCAAGCACAGTTGTGACGAAACAGAAGTCATCAATTTGATTGAGGAGCACAAATTGGAGAGGGAGCAGCTTCTTACAGATCACCTGAAGTCCAAATCA GTTTGGCGGGCGTTGTTAAAGGAAATGCCTCTCCAATCTGTACTAAGGATGCTGGGAAAGATGACGGCCAAAAAGGTGCTTCAGCCTGACAGCATGGAAACACGAGCACTGTGTGAGAGAATCCAGAGTGAAGCAGCGCTAAAGAAG gCTGTTGTACACCCTTTCAGCATCCAACTGGCTTGTGAAAACTACAAAAGAGGCCAGGGCTATCAGGGTAAAACAAAATGGGCAGCTGATAGCAGTATCCTCAAAGCCCTGGACTCCGCCTTTTATAAGAGTTTTATG AATGTGGAGCCAGCCGGTAAAAACTTTGTTGTGGCCGTTGATGTGAGCACATCATTGACCAGTGTTGTCCCGGGGACGTCAATCAGCACTGCAGTCGCTGCGGCAGTAATTGCAATG GTGTTTGTAAGAACAGAGGCTAACACGCATGTGCTGGCCTACTCTGAAGGAGCTTTGAAGCTGTGCTCTGTATCTGCTGACATGACTCTGGCGCAAACTACTGATGAACTAGTAAAG ATTCCTGGAGGGAGCACTGATTGCACTCTTCCCATCACATGGGCCACAAAGAAGGGCAAAGCTGTGGATGTGTTCATCATTCTCACCAACAACCCAGTGTGGACTTTCACTGCCAGCCCAGTGGAGACTCTGAAGAAGCACAGACAA AAAACGGGATGCCATTCCAAGTTGGTGATGTGTGGGATGACATCAGTCGGACACACCATTGCAGACACAGAGGACCGAGGCCTACTGAGTATTAGCGGCTTTGATCTTGGTGCCTTTAGCGTCATTCGTAACGTAGCACAGGATCTAATGTGA